From the Caloenas nicobarica isolate bCalNic1 chromosome 2, bCalNic1.hap1, whole genome shotgun sequence genome, the window TGATGTTTCCACCATTCTGAAGTATGCGTTTTTTCTCACTTGCATTAGAAGTGCTGTGCTCTTTCGAGAGGCAGTGactctttccatttttacatAAGACTGCATGTGCGTTACCTAAAATTGAAATAAGATCTTTTGAATTAGAATAttgaggggttttggggggtttttctGAGGATACTACTGTTACATTAACAGCCTTTTGCTaaggactggggaaaaaaatgaagtaatagTTAATTATCTACTGCCACAGGCAACAATATATCCGTCAATTAATCTTTTACAGCAAagttttctgtgcttgtttttttttctgtcattattcAGAAGACTGTTCCAGAACCTTATTCTTCTGACTGCAACTAAACTCTTGTGAGGAGTCCCAAGTGACATTTCATTCAGAATATTGCCTCTTGACTGTATTTTAAGCAGAAGTGtgtatttttctcaaatactCTGTTTTTTTGTGAGGGGAGGTGTTGGTTTtatggtgtggttttttgtttgttttctaggaGAGTGTGTACTTTCAAGATACTATGGCTGAATAAACTCAGTCAGGAAGTTTCAGGTTCAGGCTATTTTTAGCAGTATAAAATGTCTAGtacctgaaaataatttggataTGTGTagaatttacattttattaatgtGATGCCTTAAATCTCTTCCTTGGTTAAGGGACCCAAGGGAATAAGAGTTCTCACATCCATCATGAGATAACGCCTTTCCTTTAGTAGGAATAGGTACTTTGGTTTTCCCTCAATGCTTTTGAAATCTGCATGGTGAGAATGAAACATGTTAGGAAGTTGCAACACTGCAAGTGACTAGTCTTGTCAAAACTGAATGCagagaataaaagaaagcagctctgaaacAAAGTGATGTGGTGTTTGAGATCCTCTATGGCTACACTGGGAGAAGACCATTTTTTTGTGTTGGGGAGGTTATTGGTCTGCTTCCATGTGTTGGCATAAGGGCAAAAGTGATGCCTTACAGAAGGAACTTGAGCAGAGTGGTATTTTTCCAGACACTAAGCTGGCCGCAGTATGAtcatttaaattgtatttttaatatcatCTGACTAGACTAGGGCACAGATCTTTGAAAAGTGTTTATAAGTAGGTACTGCTTATACAGTAGTTCTATTTTTTGGGAAGTGTTGGCATTGTCTGGTGTAGGAGACAGCTAAGCGTAGGCCGTGTGAAGGCACACTTCTCTAGAACACGATTCAGAACGTCAAACTGAAGGACACACCTTTTTTATTGATTATAGAATGTATATGCCTTAAGTTATGCTGTGTGAATGTTTCCTTGTGCTTGCTCCCTCCTGCTTCCTCTGATTTCCATGGAGAGCTAGAAGATTGTCTAAAACTTCCTTTGAATCCTCAGAGTAGGACCGCCAGCTGTAAGCCTAACTAAGAGCATAATATTACCCATGTGGAACAGTTTGACTGCAAGAAAGAGCAAAATCTAGTTGCTTTTGGATGCAAGTCTCTTGTCTGCAAACCagagacaaggcaaaaggatTGACAAAAACTAGCTGATCTATCACTGTGGGACTAAATGAAGAAGGCAAAGTTGGCGAGTGCCACCATCTCCTGCTCATCCTCTTCAGTTGTTTACCTGGTGCTGATTGAACATGTCCGTACTAATGTAAGAACACATTCCCAGGGGGGTGGGAATGAAGGTTGATGTTGTGCAAATCTTTTTCTATGATGTGATACATTTGGTGGAAAATTAAGTGTATTAGATTAAATAAATGTGTATCTAGAAGTGGTTCAAAAATGTGGACTTCAATCATAAAGGGCTTAAAGCATCTCTGATCAACTTCAAGCTTGAACTCATGAGCAGAGCTTGAGTTTACAGTATCTTTAATTGTAGCCAGCATAAAACCTTATCTGGAAGGGAGGATGGAGGCAGGTAACAAGAACCAGAGAACTTAGATTGGGTGAATTCTCCACCAAATTTTCTTACCTTCATCCTACCTCTCAAGCTCATTGTAATAAAAGTATGTTTCTTCCCCAGTTAGGTGAAAGCAAATGCGTTTGTTAGCTCTGAAAAGCTTATAACCTTTATGTGAGTTATTCCTGTATTGCAGTAGACTGTATCTCCTGCAAAAATATCTGAGCTAATGCTGAACTACCAATTTTGGTACCAGTAACAATAAAGTTCTAGTAGCTGCAAAAATGCTTGTTGGGGATAGAGAAATATGGATAAAGCAACAAGTGTTGGGAGaatggaggagagaaaagggagggaGTAGACCACAGTTACTTATTACGGTGTCAGTGCGTGTTCGAGTTGGTTTATAGTGTTCTTCAGACTGGCAGAGGATTGCTTATCATTGTcaagcaatctttttttttttaatgtggaatCAGTTTTTCCAGATGTGGaatatatttttggtttgttgtttgttgatttttggtttgtttgtatttttcctcctgaagaAATGGAACCTGTTGAATGTTTTCACCTTTTCCTACTGATCTTTGGCCCTTTTGACTAATTTGGGCCAAATTCCAGATGAAGAAAGATGAACAAGTCTTATGAGTTTTGTGAATACACTCACCTGAGGAGGAAAGAGTGCCTGTGTTGATGGAAAGGTGCAGTATTAGCACAGTCCTTACTAATACTAGGGAGAGTAATAGGAAAGTAATATAGTGCTAGGCATGTGCATCAAGCAGAGACTGAAAGACACTGGAGACTATAACTGTAGATGCAAATCTGTTTGAAACTATTCACccaacagcttttttttaatataattctaCATGTGTACTCCTTTATGGGAAAGCAAGTGCCTTGCTTGTAATCTTACAGCTGCCTTATGTACATGGGAACTTAACTGGTAACACACACCACCAAATGGGAACATAAAATGAGTAGAGCTGCTTATGTCTGCAAGAGCTTTGCCTAGTGTtgcctgcagcagggctgggtggaGAAGCATAAGGAATGTATCAGTGTTTCTGATTGTAATGAATATCTGATTTTTCTACGCTACAGAAAGGCAAAGCAGGGTTCTCCTTCATAAGGAAACAGGTCAAACAGATCTTCCATAACAATAGTAAATAACAACCAATTcctatttcagaaattaataaTTCAGATGATCCCCACAGATCATGCTTTCAGTTTGCTGGTAGCAAAATGTAGTGTCGCTTattctttttattcatttttttcatggagaCTATCTTAAGCATGTTTCATTGACACAAGGGATTTATCAGATGTAAAATCAGAAGATTTATGATTGGCTGCCCTAAAATAACACCTTAAATTTCCTCTTGAATTAAAAAAGTCCTTACTACTCTTGCAGAGGTCACCTGTTTATTACAGAATGTTTCTTAATTGTGTCTTTTGCATTAGTGAATTGACTTTACTGCTTTAACTCAAATATATTGAAGTTACTTTATTAGATAAGCATAATATTTATTGCCTGATACCAATATCAGTTGCAAGGGAATTATCTTGTCTCCTTCACATTATCAAGTTAAAGCAATTGCAGCTTTTTGTCTCCAAATAGCTACTGCCAATAAATCTCTAGATTAGCTTATGTTTTTTTTTATagggtggaggaaaaaaaaaagtcccagtGTGGAATGCACATACCTACATTAGCAATGTGCAGTAACCCAGCAGCACCTTTGGCTGGCCTGGTTAATGGACTGTCTGTGGTGTTTCcagaatgttttcttcctccttcctcagtGCCATCTGTCTCCTTGCTGGGGATTCTTTCCACCAAACAGGTAACAGCTGAACAGCCACTCCAGCGAACTTTGGAAACCTCATTCCTTCCCAGTCGTAAAAGTCTATCCATTCTCCAAAAGGACTTGGCATATGCTTTGTGAATCCATTCATAAGTATTGGTCTGGTTGGTCTTGCTGCTGTCTGGTTTATCAGAGaaaatcttctcttttttcttgtaatcTGCATTGATTACTGTGGCAAAAGAATCTAGAATTTGCTGTTCATCCTTACTCTTTTTGTAGGAGGAATCTGTTTGAGCAAGCTGGTCAAGAAATAAAAGTGGGAGCTCTGCTGCAactgtttctgcagctgccacACCATGAGAGCCATCAACTAACCCCAGAAAACATGTATCTGACCTATTTCCGTAGTTGTCGAGCACGATAAATCTGTCTTCCATGTCCCTCTGCCATGTGGAGTTTTTATCTTGGCAAATTGCTAATGCATTTATTAAAGAATTCTTTACTTTCTTAAAAGTACTAGGATTGGTAATATCAGGAAGATCACAATGTGATGTAGGAGTGCAATTATCCATAAGGAATTCAAATGAATAATcaattttctgcctttgtttctcagAATATTTAGCAATCTGGGTCAATTCTGATATAAGTTTCTGTCTATGAGCTAAAAGTCGTTTGTCAGTCTTTCTTTGTGGGCTACCAAAGTCCAGCAAAGTTAGggctttgtgggtttttttgtgattaaaaagGTGGTATGGATATATCGGTTGTTGACACACAGAGCAAAAAACTGAAATGTGCTTTGAATCATTGTTCTCGGGTGCAATTGTGACCTTCTCCAGCTGATCATCTTCATCTCTGGAACGTTCAAAATcaggtgggtttgttttgtcttgtgaCTCTTCCTCCCATGTCATTCTATAAGGGAGTTGAATATGTTAAgagttttcacattttcatatttaaatattttaatgttggGTAACACTACGTTTACCTAAGTCCTATTCTGACTCTTATAAACTCTGAATTGCATCATTGTCTACTGGTGCATATCTGATCAAGAAACTGGAAAACCTGTGTGAGGTTATGTAAAAAATTGTAACTAATAACTTAAAAATTAGTAATAGAGCAAATTCAATAAGTGAAAAGTTTGGAAATACAGAATTCATTACACAAATTAGGTTATTCTTGTACCTAGTGAGGTCTCATTCAGTTGTTTCCTCCTTGTGATTCTGTACATAGCCCTGTGCCTCCACAATGTCAGAACTGTAAATATGAAGTACTTTCTTATCAGCTTTTCTGTATCTATCCATCACTTTCCAGACATGGCAGTGGAGTGTAATTCCTACTTGTACAAAAAATAAGGCATATTTGAGATTAAGATAAAAAAGATCTGCCAGTCTTGCATGAAACAGGGCCAGAAGCATTGGTGTCTATAATCAAATCTCACTCCCATTGTCATCAGTTTTGGTTGTGAGAACTTTTAAGAGCCAACTGGAAAACACTGAATTGTTTTATACCATTGTATTTAGGCACACAGAAGATAAATTAGATTTATGTGGACAATATTctattgtttttcttgcttACAAGAGCTAGATTTTGCAATGTTCATGTTCCTTTCATGTAGGATGGATTTTGAATGTGTCAGTTTCTAAATCAAGAAGGCATAATGAAGAACAAAAGTATTGTCAAATGGGCCAAGCAGCGTTTGAGCTTTTAGGTCTGTGGGAAACAGCCCTGCTGCTTGAGCTTTGAGACCTGCGAGCAGCAGCACATGCCCTCTGTGTTCTCCAGCCATCAGGACAGAAGGAGAGATGCACTTTGCAACAGAGCTCGTGGAAGAGCAGTGAGGCTGAAAATGTGGAGTCGAGGCCATGTACTGCAAGGACACGGGGTGTCATCCACACAAGCCTCTCCTCCTGTTCCCCAGCCAAAGCAGACCTCTTCCTTCT encodes:
- the PP2D1 gene encoding protein phosphatase 2C-like domain-containing protein 1 produces the protein MTWEEESQDKTNPPDFERSRDEDDQLEKVTIAPENNDSKHISVFCSVCQQPIYPYHLFNHKKTHKALTLLDFGSPQRKTDKRLLAHRQKLISELTQIAKYSEKQRQKIDYSFEFLMDNCTPTSHCDLPDITNPSTFKKVKNSLINALAICQDKNSTWQRDMEDRFIVLDNYGNRSDTCFLGLVDGSHGVAAAETVAAELPLLFLDQLAQTDSSYKKSKDEQQILDSFATVINADYKKKEKIFSDKPDSSKTNQTNTYEWIHKAYAKSFWRMDRLLRLGRNEVSKVRWSGCSAVTCLVERIPSKETDGTEEGGRKHSGNTTDSPLTRPAKGAAGLLHIANVGNAHAVLCKNGKSHCLSKEHSTSNASEKKRILQNGGNISTNEPDGLVEGYLRTTRGLGHHGDPVLKRSVIPLPHTISVPIDDTCQFLILASNGLWEVLDYNEVLALTLTTFTQYLRMHECVQQNGTSPCKCQYLMPLGEDNLNDSKAIKDLQAGIEILYSNTDIFLSDSKGNLEQNKPKYSRMSYLQSEDGAPKESDDHKNQANPELSLFSNDKVNSQNREIKQSDSSMQGSCEALREFEDREVNLSNSFQPQSQAAVQEETDTDTSCATGPSCNHKELQENVLAIGSKDTKQPPKDIKARLTESGPQMAEKMDSKIFCDKLASYAGQKLQKTVSPVGSKPSPQFEEDTETYPSNCESQTAGGGRVTSKTLYDNAASYISERLVQTALAAGSRDNITILIVLLNGCDKIPNYLNI